The following are encoded in a window of Gossypium raimondii isolate GPD5lz chromosome 13, ASM2569854v1, whole genome shotgun sequence genomic DNA:
- the LOC105784294 gene encoding protein ASPARTIC PROTEASE IN GUARD CELL 2, producing the protein MSLVAILVTILQLALCSIAIATNSFPDFQLLNVNETLTGTKMFMPLGLSETDDHRGKWNLKLVHRDKLLSPNDSLSTLHNHGRRFHARMQRDVKRVASLLRRLPGKGTHDGDAAYQVNDFGSDVVSGMDQGSGEYFVRIGVGSPPRSQYMVIDSGSDIVWVQCQPCNQCYRQSDPVFDPANSASFSGVSCGSSVCDRIDNSGCNAGRYCRYEVMYGDGSYTKGTLALETLTFGRTVVKNVAIGCGHVNRGMFIGAAGLLGLGGGSMSLVGQLGGQTGGAFSYCLVSRGTDASGSLVFGRGTMPVGATWVPLLRNPRAPSFYYVGLSGLGVGGVRVPISEDVFRLTELGYGGVVMDTGTAVTRLPSSAYNPFRDAFITQTANLPRASKVSIFDTCYNLSGFVSVRVPTVSFYFSGGPVLTLPARNFLIPVDNMGTFCFAFAPSGSGLSIIGNIQQEGIQISFDGANGFVGFGPNVC; encoded by the coding sequence ATGTCGTTAGTAGCAATATTAGTGACGATACTGCAATTAGCTCTATGCAGCATCGCCATCGCCACCAACTCGTTCCCTGACTTTCAACTCTTGAACGTGAATGAAACACTCACAGGGACGAAAATGTTTATGCCCCTCGGATTATCAGAAACCGATGATCATCGAGGGAAATGGAACCTGAAACTTGTCCATCGAGACAAGTTATTATCTCCAAACGATTCCTTATCTACTTTGCACAACCATGGCCGCCGTTTTCATGCACGTATGCAGAGGGACGTTAAAAGGGTGGCGAGCCTCCTCCGCCGTCTCCCCGGAAAAGGAACCCACGACGGTGACGCGGCTTACCAGGTGAACGATTTTGGGTCGGATGTCGTTTCGGGAATGGACCAAGGGAGTGGCGAGTATTTCGTGAGAATCGGCGTTGGTAGCCCACCGAGGAGTCAGTATATGGTTATTGATTCGGGTAGTGATATTGTTTGGGTCCAGTGTCAGCCTTGCAACCAATGCTATCGACAATCCGACCCAGTTTTCGACCCGGCTAACTCCGCTTCTTTCTCCGGCGTCTCTTGTGGCTCTTCCGTTTGTGACCGGATTGATAATTCGGGTTGCAATGCGGGTCGGTATTGTCGGTACGAAGTTATGTATGGTGACGGGTCTTACACGAAAGGAACCCTGGCGCTTGAAACGCTCACTTTTGGTCGAACGGTAGTTAAAAACGTGGCCATCGGGTGCGGGCATGTTAACCGGGGCATGTTCATCGGGGCAGCCGGGTTGTTGGGCCTTGGAGGTGGATCCATGTCACTTGTGGGTCAATTGGGTGGCCAAACAGGTGGTGCATTTAGCTACTGTTTGGTGAGCCGGGGCACTGACGCATCCGGGTCATTGGTATTCGGTCGTGGAACAATGCCCGTTGGTGCCACGTGGGTCCCTTTGCTACGCAACCCGCGGGCCCCAAGCTTTTACTACGTCGGGCTTTCGGGTCTCGGAGTAGGAGGCGTTCGGGTGCCCATATCCGAAGATGTTTTCAGGCTCACCGAATTAGGCTACGGAGGAGTCGTTATGGACACTGGCACTGCTGTGACAAGGCTCCCATCCTCGGCTTACAACCCCTTCCGTGACGCTTTCATCACGCAAACAGCTAACCTTCCTCGTGCCTCCAAAGTGTCCATATTCGATACGTGTTATAACTTATCGGGTTTCGTCTCAGTTCGGGTCCCGACAGTATCATTCTATTTTTCGGGTGGGCCAGTCCTGACCCTACCCGCAAGGAACTTTCTTATACCTGTTGATAATATGGGAACTTTCTGTTTTGCATTTGCTCCCTCTGGTTCAGGACTTTCAATAATAGGGAACATCCAACAAGAGGGGATCCAGATTTCCTTTGATGGAGCCAATGGGTTTGTGGGGTTTGGCCCCAATGTTTGCTAA
- the LOC105784343 gene encoding DNA damage-repair/toleration protein DRT100: MQILVWVFEVLFISSLVGVLPLSLAETTSPGVCSEADRAALLAFKAKIVKDTTGILSSWIGRDCCGGDWEGVQCNPAGRVTTLALQGPVKDSSMYMKGTLSSSLGSLPFLQVLVISGMKLITGPIPDSFSKLTRLTQLVLEDNSLQGNIPSGLGLLSHLQTLSLAGNHLKGPVPPSLGNLRNLGMINLGRNSLSGPIPTSLKNLHLLQSFDLSFNSLSGFIPEFLGQFRNITFIDLSNNQLSAHLPISMFNLVSLSYLSLSHNLLTGTIPEQVGNLKSLTSLSLSSNKFIGHIPASISRLQNLWSLNLSRNGFSDPLPDVSNRGIPSLLSIDLSFNNLSLGTVPKWITERQLSDVNLAGCKLRGSLPRFTRPDSLSSIDLSNNFLTGSISTFFTKMTSLQKVKLSNNLLKFDLSELKVPDGISSIDLHSNQVCGSLSSILNNRTSSFLEVIDVSNNLISGTIPEFSEGLNLKELNIGSNKIAGQIPSSISNLIELERLDVSRNLITGTIPMSLGRLANLHWLDLSINRLTGRIPTSLLGIKFMRHASFRANRLCGEIPQGRPYNIFPASAYAHNLCLCGKPMPPCRGKKQETSQ; this comes from the coding sequence ATGCAGATTCTGGTATGGGTTTTTGAGGTTTTATTCATTTCTTCCCTTGTGGGAGTGCTTCCATTGTCACTAGCTGAAACAACCTCACCAGGTGTTTGCTCAGAGGCTGATAGGGCTGCCCTTCTTGCTTTCAAAGCCAAAATTGTCAAGGACACAACAGGGATTCTCTCTTCATGGATTGGAAGGGATTGTTGTGGAGGAGATTGGGAAGGTGTTCAATGTAATCCAGCTGGGAGGGTCACTACATTGGCACTCCAAGGGCCTGTAAAAGACAGTAGCATGTACATGAAGGGTACTTTGTCTTCTTCCCTGGGTAGTCTACCATTCTTGCAAGTGTTGGTCATAAGCGGGATGAAGCTTATTACAGGTCCAATCCCAGATAGCTTTTCCAAGCTAACCAGGCTTACTCAGTTGGTCCTGGAAGACAATTCCCTTCAAGGGAACATTCCTTCAGGTTTAGGCCTATTATCCCATCTCCAAACACTTTCATTGGCTGGCAACCATTTGAAGGGACCTGTTCCTCCAAGCTTAGGAAATTTGAGAAACCTTGGGATGATAAATTTAGGGAGAAATTCCTTGTCAGGTCCTATCCCTACTAGTTTAAAAAATCTACATCTTTTGCAGTCTTTTGATCTCAGCTTCAACTCATTGTCTGGTTTTATCCCTGAATTTCTAGGACAGTTTAGAAACATTACCTTTATTGACCTCTCTAATAACCAATTATCAGCTCACTTACCCATCTCCATGTTCAACTTGGTTAGCCTATCATATCTGTCATTGAGCCACAACCTGCTAACTGGAACTATCCCAGAGCAGGTTGGGAATCTCAAGTCCCTCACTAGCCTTTCACTGAGTAGCAACAAGTTTATAGGTCACATTCCAGCATCTATTTCAAGATTGCAGAATCTCTGGTCCCTTAATTTATCCAGAAATGGATTCTCAGACCCTTTACCAGATGTTTCCAACAGGGGCATTCCTTCACTTTTGTCAATAGACCTGTCCTTCAACAACCTCAGTTTGGGGACAGTTCCTAAGTGGATCACAGAAAGACAGCTTTCAGATGTTAATCTAGCTGGTTGTAAACTGAGAGGAAGCCTCCCAAGGTTTACAAGGCCAGATTCATTGAGCTCCATAGATTTGTCCAATAATTTCCTCACTGGGAGCATTTCaacatttttcacaaaaatgacAAGTCTGCAGAAGGTGAAGCTTTCAAATAACCTGCTGAAGTTTGATCTTTCAGAACTCAAAGTTCCAGATGGGATTTCCTCTATTGATCTTCATTCGAACCAGGTATGCGGGTCTCTCTCGAGCATTTTAAATAACCGAACAAGCAGCTTCTTGGAGGTTATAGATGTGTCAAATAATCTCATTTCCGGTACGATACCGGAATTCTCCGAAGGGCTGAATTTGAAAGAGTTGAATATAGGAAGCAACAAGATTGCAGGCCAGATCCCAAGTTCAATCTCGAATCTTATTGAACTCGAAAGACTGGATGTTTCGAGGAACCTGATAACCGGCACCATACCGATGAGTTTAGGACGATTGGCGAACCTTCATTGGCTTGATCTTTCCATCAACAGGCTCACTGGAAGAATCCCAACTAGCTTGTTGGGTATTAAGTTTATGAGACATGCAAGCTTCAGGGCAAATAGACTATGTGGAGAGATCCCACAAGGTCGGCCTTACAACATCTTCCCTGCTTCTGCTTATGCTCACAATCTCTGCTTATGTGGGAAGCCAATGCCACCTTGTAGGGGAAAGAAACAAGAGACAAGTCAGTGA